A stretch of Burkholderia sp. HI2500 DNA encodes these proteins:
- a CDS encoding Zn-dependent hydrolase codes for MQVQDSTPGVAASGLRVDGARLWDSLMRLARIGATDKGGVCRLALTELDREARDLFAAWAKEIGCTVRVDAIGNIFARRAGERDDLPPVTTGSHIDTQPTGGKFDGNYGVLAGLEVLRTLDDAGVRTRAPLEVAVWTNEEGSRFVPVMMGSGVFAGAFTLDHALAQCDRDGVSVRDALAAIGYAGDANDGRGAHPVGAYFEAHIEQGPVLEAHDTTIGVVEGALGQRWYDVTVHGMEAHAGPTPMALRRDALLVASDLVRKVNDIACAHPPHGRGTVGWVDVHPNSRNVIPGRVTLTVDLRAADDATLATMDAELRAACADLGAAAGMPIDVEQVVYFPPQPFDATLVEQVRAGARALGLSSMNVISGAGHDAVYLARVAPTAMIFVPCKDGISHNEIEEADPAHLEAGCNVLLHAMLGAAGIAEGRAR; via the coding sequence ATGCAAGTTCAGGATTCGACACCGGGCGTCGCGGCGTCCGGCTTGCGCGTCGACGGCGCGCGGCTGTGGGACAGCCTGATGCGTCTCGCGCGGATCGGCGCGACCGACAAAGGGGGCGTGTGCCGCCTCGCGCTCACCGAACTCGATCGCGAGGCGCGCGACCTGTTCGCCGCGTGGGCGAAGGAAATCGGCTGCACGGTGCGCGTCGACGCGATCGGCAACATCTTCGCGCGGCGCGCGGGCGAACGCGACGACCTGCCGCCCGTGACGACGGGCAGCCATATCGACACGCAGCCGACCGGCGGCAAGTTCGACGGCAACTACGGCGTGCTCGCGGGCCTCGAAGTGCTGCGCACGCTTGACGATGCGGGCGTGCGCACGCGGGCGCCGCTCGAGGTCGCGGTGTGGACCAACGAGGAAGGGTCGCGCTTCGTGCCCGTGATGATGGGTTCCGGCGTGTTCGCGGGCGCGTTCACGCTCGACCATGCGCTCGCTCAATGCGACCGCGACGGCGTGTCGGTGCGCGACGCGCTGGCCGCGATCGGCTATGCGGGCGATGCGAACGACGGGCGCGGCGCGCATCCGGTCGGCGCGTATTTCGAAGCGCATATCGAGCAGGGCCCGGTGCTGGAGGCGCACGACACGACGATCGGCGTGGTCGAGGGTGCGCTCGGGCAGCGCTGGTATGACGTGACCGTGCACGGCATGGAGGCGCACGCGGGCCCGACGCCGATGGCGCTGCGGCGTGACGCGCTGCTCGTCGCGTCCGATCTGGTGCGCAAGGTGAACGACATCGCGTGCGCGCATCCGCCGCATGGGCGCGGCACGGTCGGCTGGGTCGACGTGCATCCGAACTCACGCAACGTGATTCCGGGCCGCGTGACGCTGACCGTCGACCTGCGCGCAGCCGACGATGCGACGCTTGCGACGATGGATGCCGAGCTGCGTGCGGCGTGCGCCGACCTGGGCGCAGCGGCCGGCATGCCAATCGACGTCGAGCAGGTCGTGTACTTCCCGCCGCAGCCGTTCGACGCGACGCTGGTCGAGCAGGTGCGTGCGGGCGCGCGTGCGCTCGGGCTGTCGTCGATGAACGTGATCAGCGGGGCGGGCCACGACGCCGTGTATCTCGCGCGCGTGGCGCCGACCGCGATGATCTTCGTGCCGTGCAAAGACGGGA
- a CDS encoding ABC transporter ATP-binding protein yields MMLDVKDVHACYGKSHILQGISLNVDEGETVTLLGRNGAGKSTTLKTIAGVVAPTGGTVTFAGRPVSGQPAHRIAARGLCFVPEHRGIFRLLSVEENLRLGARRDSPWQLDDIYRIFPRLKERRRNGGAQLSGGEQQMLAIGRALMNHPRLLMLDEPVEGLAPVIVEEIVEQLKRIKAAGVAILLVEQNLEVCTQLADRHFVIEQGVIVYEGSNAAFAADHEVKDRYLGVGVA; encoded by the coding sequence ATGATGCTCGACGTGAAGGACGTTCACGCCTGCTACGGCAAGAGCCACATCCTGCAGGGCATTTCGCTGAACGTGGACGAAGGCGAGACGGTGACGCTGCTCGGCCGCAACGGCGCGGGCAAGTCGACGACGCTCAAGACGATCGCGGGCGTCGTCGCGCCGACCGGCGGCACGGTGACGTTCGCGGGCCGGCCGGTGTCCGGGCAGCCGGCGCACCGGATCGCCGCGCGCGGCCTGTGCTTCGTGCCGGAGCATCGCGGGATTTTCCGCCTGCTGTCGGTCGAGGAGAACCTGCGGCTCGGTGCGCGCCGCGATTCACCGTGGCAGCTCGACGACATCTACCGGATCTTCCCGCGCCTGAAGGAGCGCCGCCGCAACGGCGGCGCGCAGTTGTCGGGCGGCGAGCAGCAGATGCTCGCGATCGGCCGCGCGCTGATGAACCACCCGCGGCTGCTGATGCTCGACGAGCCGGTGGAAGGGCTCGCGCCGGTGATCGTCGAGGAGATCGTGGAGCAGCTGAAGCGGATCAAGGCGGCCGGCGTGGCGATCCTGCTCGTCGAACAGAACCTCGAAGTGTGCACGCAGCTCGCCGACCGCCACTTCGTGATCGAACAGGGCGTGATCGTCTACGAAGGCAGCAACGCGGCGTTCGCGGCCGATCACGAGGTGAAGGACCGTTACCTGGGCGTCGGTGTCGCGTAA
- a CDS encoding ABC transporter ATP-binding protein, whose product MSEAILEARGIVKRYGKFTALGGVDLRIMPRTVHSVIGPNGAGKTTLFHTLTGTLPITSGSILFDGHDVSREPDHKRVRRGIARSFQVTSLFPNLSVRENLRVAAQGVEARRALNPWAAPRGALAHDGIVDDVLERLGLQRFADTAAGVLSHGQQRRLEVGMALAARPRAIFLDEPTSGMGIDDLDDMKALIRGLRDDYTVVLIEHNMGIVMDISDTITVMQQGRVLVEGKPDAIRGDERVRSAYLGNMITGGRA is encoded by the coding sequence ATGAGCGAAGCGATTCTCGAGGCGCGCGGCATCGTCAAGCGCTACGGCAAGTTCACGGCGCTGGGCGGCGTCGACCTGCGGATCATGCCGCGCACCGTGCATTCGGTGATCGGGCCGAACGGCGCCGGCAAGACGACACTGTTCCATACGTTGACGGGCACGCTGCCGATCACGTCGGGCTCGATCCTGTTCGACGGTCACGACGTGTCGCGCGAACCCGATCACAAGCGCGTGCGGCGCGGCATCGCGCGCTCGTTCCAGGTGACGAGCCTGTTTCCGAACCTGAGCGTGCGCGAGAACCTGCGCGTCGCCGCGCAGGGCGTCGAAGCGCGGCGCGCGCTGAATCCGTGGGCGGCGCCGCGCGGTGCGCTCGCGCACGACGGCATCGTCGACGACGTGCTCGAGCGGCTCGGCCTGCAGCGTTTCGCCGATACGGCGGCGGGCGTGCTGTCGCACGGCCAGCAGCGCCGGCTCGAGGTCGGGATGGCGCTGGCGGCGCGACCGCGCGCGATCTTTCTCGACGAGCCGACGTCGGGCATGGGGATCGACGATCTCGACGACATGAAGGCACTGATCCGCGGCCTGCGAGACGACTACACGGTCGTGCTGATCGAACACAACATGGGCATCGTGATGGACATCTCGGACACGATTACGGTGATGCAGCAGGGCCGCGTGCTGGTCGAAGGCAAGCCGGACGCGATTCGCGGCGATGAGCGCGTGCGCAGCGCGTATCTCGGCAACATGATCACGGGAGGCCGCGCATGA
- a CDS encoding branched-chain amino acid ABC transporter permease, which yields MIESSKPLPPGTAASSRPRPWRGAWQRPEGWLAVAVVCALPVALSSGSLATEVLVFALAALGCNLLLGYTGLLSFGQGIFFGLGSYAAGLVLTHGVASVTAALVAATVLGAVAAALVGWFSIRQRGTYFVMLTLAFGQLFYFLAYTTPDLTGGDNGLLDIPRPALSLFGHPLVSLDSPWRYYGFVAVLFVAVFWLLLRVSRSVFGRTLLAIRDNEARAAAAGYDVKRFKLAAFVLSGAVTGFAGALHALMTGIAPLSNIDYHTSEMILVMTVIGGTGNLFASVLGAAFYVLFADWLSTLWPRWLLLLGLVLIAVSLFMQRGLWGLGERVAASLRRGARTATTTGEQQ from the coding sequence ATGATCGAATCGTCGAAACCGCTGCCGCCCGGGACGGCGGCCTCGTCACGCCCGCGGCCGTGGCGCGGCGCATGGCAGCGGCCGGAAGGCTGGCTCGCGGTGGCCGTCGTGTGCGCGCTGCCGGTTGCGCTGAGCTCGGGCTCGCTCGCGACCGAGGTGCTGGTGTTCGCGCTCGCCGCGCTCGGCTGCAACCTGCTGCTCGGCTACACGGGGCTGCTGTCGTTCGGGCAGGGCATCTTCTTCGGGCTCGGCAGCTACGCGGCGGGGCTGGTGCTGACGCACGGCGTCGCATCGGTGACTGCCGCGCTGGTGGCCGCCACCGTGCTCGGTGCCGTCGCGGCCGCGCTCGTCGGCTGGTTCTCGATCCGGCAGCGCGGCACTTATTTCGTGATGCTGACGCTCGCGTTCGGGCAGCTGTTCTACTTTCTCGCCTATACGACGCCGGACCTCACGGGTGGCGACAACGGGCTGCTCGACATCCCGCGCCCCGCGCTGTCCCTGTTCGGGCATCCGCTCGTCTCGCTCGATTCACCGTGGCGCTACTACGGCTTCGTCGCGGTGCTGTTCGTCGCGGTGTTCTGGCTGTTGTTGCGCGTGTCTCGCTCCGTGTTCGGCCGTACGCTGCTCGCGATCCGCGACAACGAGGCGCGCGCGGCGGCGGCCGGCTACGACGTGAAGCGCTTCAAGCTCGCGGCGTTCGTGCTGTCGGGTGCGGTCACGGGTTTCGCCGGTGCGCTGCACGCGTTGATGACGGGCATCGCGCCGCTGTCGAACATCGACTATCACACGAGCGAGATGATCCTCGTGATGACGGTGATCGGCGGCACGGGCAACCTGTTCGCGTCGGTGCTCGGCGCGGCGTTCTATGTGCTGTTCGCGGACTGGCTGTCGACGCTGTGGCCGCGCTGGCTGCTGCTGCTCGGCCTCGTGCTGATCGCGGTCAGCCTGTTCATGCAGCGCGGGTTGTGGGGATTGGGTGAACGCGTCGCGGCGTCGCTGCGGCGCGGCGCACGGACGGCGACGACGACCGGGGAGCAGCAATGA